The Fibrobacter sp. UWR4 region TCTCGGTTAAGTCTCATCGCTTGTCCTTTTCTTGGTCGAAAACGCAAGTTAGAAACCTAACCATCCCTAGAATTCACTTTCTAGGGATTTTTTTTGTTTTCAGCCTAGATCGGATTTACTTGACGATGAGAATCCGCGGAGTTTATATTTGGGAGGAATATGAAGTTCTTTATTGCAGTTATTTTTGTTTTGTCAGGAATCCTGTTTGCGCAAGAAAGTATTCCGCATGTGGACTTCCATCAACCCATTGTTTATGAAGCTGGAACTGATGTTGATGTGGGTGTTTCTGCTTCTCACAAAGGTAAAGGCTTTAATTATCAGCTGGTACTTGCTACGGTTGGTGTTGCTGTTTCATATTTGGGTTTTCTGGATGCAATTGATTATGATTCAAAAGCAGAAGAACTGCTCAAAGATCCTGATTTTAGTAGCAAGGCTGCCTATCTGAGTCAACGCGAAAAAATTCAGGACTATGATTCCCGAAGAAATACGGAGGCGATTGTCGCTTCAGCCTTTTTTGCTGCTTCCGTATTCTTTCTTGTAAGCTATATCTTAGATTAGGAGGTTTTATGAATAAGAAACTTATTTCTGGATTAATGTTTGCTGGTGGTTTGCTTTGTGGCTGCACTGATCATGTGACTGAACTTGATGAAGCCTATGAACTTAACGGTGTCAAGATCAAGGATTTTGTCTTTAAGGATAGCCGTGACGGAAACCAGTATAGTGTTGCCGTAATTGGTGGAAATGTATGGATGGCTGAAAATCTCAGGTATGCTGATAGCTCCAAGTCCAAGAACCTTAAAGGTAATACCTGGTGTTACGAGGATAAAGAGGAAAACTGCGACAAGTATGGACGCTTGTACTCCTGGACTGCAGCACTCAATTTGGATTCCTCCTCTTTGACATCTAACTCTGGCTATGGTTGCATTAATTGTAATGAAAGAGGTGTCTGTCCCGAAGGCTGGCACATTCCCTCACGTAACGATTGGGTTAATCTGAGAGATTATGTGGATGTGCATAATGCAAAGGAATCTGTCGCTCGAAGCCTTAAGTCGAAAACTGGCTGGAAATCTGTAGATTCTGTTTCTACGGGTGTGGACCGTTTTGGCTTTAATGCCGCTCCCAGTGGACGTCATAATAACGATGGCGATTACATGGATGCAGAAAAGTTCCTGTTTTTCTGGTCTTCTGTAGAAAGTGATGCGGGTACTGCTGTTGGCTGGACCTTACGTTACGACAATGAATATCTGGATTATGGTGAATACTATAAGAACCACGGCCTGTCTATCCGCTGTGTTATCGACACGAACCGTGTAGTCTTCGATACGACAAAGTCCTTTGTCGCTCCGGGAAAAATTCCCCTTGACTTTGGGTACGATTCCATTAAGGTAGAGGACAAGTATTACCATACAGTCGATATTGATGATCTTACCTGGATTGCTGAGAATATGAGCGTGGAAAAGGGTGATAGCTGGTGCTATAAGGATAATGCCGATTCCTGTGCTAAGTACGGCCGTCTGTATTCCTGGAACACCGCTATGGATCTTTGCCCCGAAGGTTGGCGTTTGCCCACTACGGATGATTTCTATCGCCTGTATAATTTTGCATGTGGTGCTAATGCTCTGCGTTCCATGGATAACTGGGCGAAGGAACAGGGCGATGATATCTTCGGATTCTCAGCACTTCCTGCTGGCGGCTATGATGGGGATGGCTTCTTTGATCTTCATTCCAGTGCATACTTCTGGTCTTCCAAGGAAAATTCCAAGATTGAAGGTGAAGCCTATGCCTTGTTCCTGAATTACTACAACAATTCTGGTGAAGGTCAGCCTGCTCGCAAGTCTAACGGCTATTCCGTCCGCTGCGTCAAGGATTCAAAATCCGCTGAGTAATTGACGACGCTAGATTCAAGCGCTTGTAATAAAAAAGAACCGCAACCAAATGGCTGCGGTTTCTTTTTTTTCGATGTCAAGCTAAACTTGTTTCAGCATCAACTTTTACAGCCGATGCCGAGCTTCCTCGGCATGACTGTGGCGAACGGCGTCACTTTATGCCTTCTTAAACTTCTTAAGCAGTGCTTCGGCCTTAACGAACTGCTGCTTCACAGACTTAGGACCGGTACCACCTTCGATGTTACGGCGACCAACGCTGTATTCGAAGGTGAGAGTCTTCTTCATCTTCTGCACATCGGGAACGCCGGCGGCTGCCCAGGATTCGTCGGACAGTTCGGTGAATTCCTTGCCGCTGCGAGCGGCTTCGCCCACAAGGCTACCCACAACGTGGTGAGCGTCGCGGAAGGGAACGCCTGCTTCCACCAGCAAGTCAGCCAGGTCGGTAGCCAGCAGCGCCGGCAGCATCTTGGCTTGCATCTTGTCGAAGTTGAAACGTGCAGATTCCAGAGCTTCCTTCATGACGCGGAGGATAACCTTCACGTTGTGAACGCTGTCGAATACCGGTTCCTTGTCTTCCTGCAAATCTCGGCTGTAGGAAAGGGGAGCGCCCTTCACCAGAGTGTACATGGCGCTGAAGTTACCCAGCATACGACCAGACTTGCCGCGGATCAGTTCCATGGAGTCGGGGTTCTTCTTCTGGGGCATCATGGAGGAGCCACTGCTGAAGGCATCGTGCAAGGTGAGGAAACCGAATTCGCTGGTGCTCCAGTTCACGAAATCTTCGGCGTAACGGCTCATTGTGTTTGCGATGATGGCGAGGTCAGCGTTGAATTCCAGCATCATGTCGCGATGGCTTACGGCGTCGATAGAGTTGGGGCTCACATCGTTAAAGCCAAGTTCTGCAGCTACGAGCTTACGCTGGTAGGGGAATGCGGAACCCGCCATAGCACCGCTGCCCAAGGGCAGCTGAGAGTGCAGTTCCAGGAAGTTGTCCAAACGCTTTACATCGCGGGAAACGGCGAAGAACATGCTCATCAGATAATGGCTGAAGTAGATGGGCTGAGCCTGCTGCAGGTGGGTGTAGCCCGGCATCAGCTTGCCGAAGTACTTCTTGGAAAGGTCCAGGACCACTTCCATCAATTCAATTTCAAGAGAGCGGATTTCTGCAGCGCGATGACGCATGTACAGCTTAAAGTCGGTGCAAACCTGGTCATTGCGGCTACGGCCGGTATGAATCTTCTTGCCCAGAGCGCCGATACGTTCGGTGAGAACGCGTTCCACGGCCATGTGAATGTCTTCGTCGGAAGGCTGCCACAGGTTCTTGCCTGCATGATAGTCGTCCAGAATAGTCTTGAGACCGTCGCAAATCTTCTTGTATTCAGCCTTGGTCAGCACGCCGGATTCCACCAGGCCCTTGCCGTGACCGATGCTACCTTCGATATCTTCTTCGATCAGTTCTGCATCGAAGTGGAGGCTAAAGGAGAGGTCCACCATGGACTGAGCCATACCGCTAGCGAAGCGGCCGGTCCACATGTTGGTCTGTGTACCCTTCTTGGAATCTTTCTTTGCAGCGGACTTTGCTGCTGCCTTAACGGTCTTTGTATTCTTGGACATTATAAAGTTCCTCAAAAAATTTACAGGCGTAAAAATAGAAAAAGGAAAGAAAGACGGAGCTTACAAAGATGGAATCTCTGGTTTGTTCAGGTCTTCTCCGTTCAGAATTTTCTCTACGGTGGAGATGATCCTGTCTCGTTCTCCGCACCAGTCCGGTGCTATTAAAAGTTCACTGGGGCTTTCCCCGCTGAATCTTTCAATAGCCGTTTCCATTCCAATAATCTTGATCATTTCTGCTACGGCTTTGCAGTATTCGTCAAATGTTAAAAGCTTTATTTCTCCATTGGAGAAATCTTCTGCCATGGCGGTCCCCACCACAATATGCAGAGGATGTATTTTGACTGCTGCCAAGTGCAAATCTCGGACTACTTGAGCGGTATGCTTGAAATCGTCCATGCTTTCACCAGGAAGGCCGACGATAACATGGGTGGTTACCCAGAGGCCTGCTGCCTGGCAGCGAGCCACAGCATCTTCGAATTCCTTGAGAGTATGCCTACGGTTGATTCCTGCCAAGGTTAAATCGTTGGCGGTCTGCAGGCCGATTTCTACAATAATGGGCTTCTTTTTGTTTAAGCTAGCTAGATAATCTACTTTGTCTTGTTCTAGACAATCCGGGCGTGTACCGATGGCGAGACCTGCAATTTCGGGATGCTTCACAATGGGGTCGATAATTCCCTTCAAATGATCCAGCGGCGCATGGGTGTTTGTATAAGGCTGTAAATAAGCGAGAATGCCCGCATTAGGGTATTTGCCTCTAAGCTTGGGTACAAACTTTTCCAATTGTTCAACAATGCTTACCTTTGCCTGATCGAAAACAGGACTAAAGCTGCGGTTGTTGCAGTAGCTACAGCCTGAAAAGCCTTTGGTGCCATCCAAATTAGGACAACTCATGCCTCCATTTAGGGGAAGCTTTCTTACCTTGAGATAGTTCGGAAAAATTTCAAGAAGCAGGTCTCGATATGGTTTGTACTTCATAAGCCAAAATTAAATAAAAATAAAAGGGCGAGCCGAAGCCCGCCCGATTAAGGTCGTTTTAAGCCCTTATTAGAAGGTCAGGAGCATACCGAAGTTGCCAACGAGACCTGCCCATGCAGCAGAGCTCAACTGATCAGCAATGGATGCTTCAAGAATCAAGTTCTTGTACTGGAAACGGAGACCAGCGTTTGCCATGGGAGCGTTGGTCTTCATGGACCACTGAGAAGCGTCGGTCTTGGAAGCCTTAACTTCTTCGCCATAGTGACCCAGGACCTTCCAGTCGTAGTTTGCGCCACCATAGAGGATCCAGTTTTCGTTCAGAGTGATTTCTGCGAGAACGTTCGGAGTGGTGTACAGACCGAAGTAGCTTCTGTCGGAACCGGTTTCATCAAAGAAGATGAACGGAATGCGGGTGTTGGTACCGATGAAGACCTGTGCCATATCGGAGCTCAGCACGGGGAATGCAATGTTTGCATAGGGCTGAATTTCGAAGAATGCGTCATCGTGGGTAACTTCAGTCTTGGTGTTGCCAGCTTCGGTAATGGTTTCGCTAGCCTGGCGGAGAACGTTCAAACCAACAGACCAGAAGAAGGTCTTGGCAGAAGGACCATTGGAAATGTTCACGTTCAAGCCCAGATCCCAGTAGTCGTTATCGGTTTCTGCAGCGTCGGTTTCGGTATCAACTTCTTCGTTGAAGGTAAGCCAGTAAGCGTTTGCAGTCAGGTCGAATGCGCCCAGGCTCATACCGAACTTCAGGTTGATCACGTCGCCTGCGGCGGTTGTAGAGGTGGATTCTTCATTGTCACCAACTTCTACGCTTTCCCAAGTCTTGTCCAGACCGAAGTCCAATGCAAAGCCCATGCCGCCAAATGCCATACCGACGGTGATGATGCCGAGATTTTCCAAGTCACCAGTCTGGGGGAGACCCTTGGTGATGTTGCCGAGGCTAGCGGTGTTGTCGAACGCTGCCAGGTAGGTGATGCCGCCCTTGGTCAGTGCCAAGGTAGCGTTTTCGCCGGACGGTTCAACATAAAGGAGGTTGCTGCCATACATCTTGTAGGGAGAAAGCATGTTGCCGCCGATAGTAGCAGCGCCAGCTTCGTTACCAACCATGTTGTAAGCATTGCCATGGAGAACGTTGAATACGCCGTTGGGTGCTGCGACGGGTGCGTCCTGTGCAGTTGCCTGAGCAGCCGGTGCAGATTCCTGAGCCGGAGCAGACTGTGCAGCCGGGGCGGAATCTTCTTCGTATTCGTCGTCTTCGTAGTCCTGAGCGACTGCTGCGGACATGGTCATTGCGGTAGTAAGAGCAATAAGTTTGAAATTCATGATATCTCCCATAAAATGTTCTAAACCTAAATATAGAAATGGATGTGAGATTATATATGTATAATTTAAGTTAACATGGTAAACTTAAATTCATACTTAACTTGTGTGTAACATTTTATCTCGAAAAAAAAGACAAGGTTTCTTCCGAAACCTCGTCTGTAAAAGTTACCTTACAAACGTTTGCTTGTACTGCTTGAAAAGAATTACTTCTTAGGCTCAATCTTTTCCATACCGCCCATGTACGGACGCAGAACTTCAGGAATCAAGAGGGAGCCGTCCTTCTGCTGGTAGTTGTCGCAAATGCCAACCATCACGCGAGGAGTGGCGAGGCCAGAACCGTTCAAGGTGTGGACGAAGGTGTTCTTGCCACCGATCTTGGTCTTGATGTTTGCACGACGTGCCTGGTAGTCTTCGAAGTTGGAGCAGCTAGAAACTTCCAGCCACTTCTTTTCTACAGGAGCGTAGACTTCCAGGTCGTAGCACTTTGCTGCACCGAAACCCAGGTCGCCCTTGCAGAGGGCCAGACGATGGTAGGGGAGGCCAAGCTTTTCCAGGAGCATTTCGCCGAAGCGGGTCAGTTCTTCGTGATCTTCGTAGGAGTGTTCCGGATGAGCGAAGTAAACCATTTCCACCTTGTTGAACTGGTGGAGACGGAGAAGACCGCGGGTGTCCTTACCGTAGGAACCGGCTTCGCGACGGAAGCAAGCGGAGTAGGCGCAAATGCGCTTCGGCAGTTCGGATTCCGGAATGACTTCGCCGGAGTAGAGGTTGGTCAGCGGAACTTCTGCAGTGGGGATGAGGAACAGGTCGTCATCCTTGTCGCAGCGGTACATGTCTTCTTCGAACTTGGGGAGCTGACCGGTGCCGCGCATGGTGTTGCGGGTAACCAGGTACGGCGGAGTGAATTCTTCGAAGCCAGCCTTCTGGTGTTCGTCCAGGAAGAACTGGATGAGGGCGCGTTCCAGGCGAGAGCCGAGACCGCGGTAAACCGGGAAGCCGGAACCGGAAATCTTTGCGCCACGTTCAAAGTCGAAAATGCCAAGGCGTTCGCCGAGAGTCTTGTGGTCGACGCGTGCGAAGTCATCGTTCTTGGTGTAGTAGTCGAAGGGAATGGGGCCGTCCTTTTCGACCTTGTTGTCGGAGGAGTCCTTACCTTCGATGGAGCGGGGAGCGATGTTGGGGACGTGCATGAGCATTTCGGTCTGCTTGTATTCCAGATCCTTCAGCTTCTTGTCCATTTCGTCGATCTTGTTTCCCAGTTCGCGGGTAGCGGCCTGGGCGGCGTCTGCATTTTCGCCCTTCTTCTTCAGTTCACCGATGAGCTTGGACTGAGCGTTACGTTCGCTCTTGAGGCGTTCCACTTCGGTGAGGAGGGGGC contains the following coding sequences:
- a CDS encoding FISUMP domain-containing protein, whose amino-acid sequence is MNKKLISGLMFAGGLLCGCTDHVTELDEAYELNGVKIKDFVFKDSRDGNQYSVAVIGGNVWMAENLRYADSSKSKNLKGNTWCYEDKEENCDKYGRLYSWTAALNLDSSSLTSNSGYGCINCNERGVCPEGWHIPSRNDWVNLRDYVDVHNAKESVARSLKSKTGWKSVDSVSTGVDRFGFNAAPSGRHNNDGDYMDAEKFLFFWSSVESDAGTAVGWTLRYDNEYLDYGEYYKNHGLSIRCVIDTNRVVFDTTKSFVAPGKIPLDFGYDSIKVEDKYYHTVDIDDLTWIAENMSVEKGDSWCYKDNADSCAKYGRLYSWNTAMDLCPEGWRLPTTDDFYRLYNFACGANALRSMDNWAKEQGDDIFGFSALPAGGYDGDGFFDLHSSAYFWSSKENSKIEGEAYALFLNYYNNSGEGQPARKSNGYSVRCVKDSKSAE
- the argH gene encoding argininosuccinate lyase — its product is MSKNTKTVKAAAKSAAKKDSKKGTQTNMWTGRFASGMAQSMVDLSFSLHFDAELIEEDIEGSIGHGKGLVESGVLTKAEYKKICDGLKTILDDYHAGKNLWQPSDEDIHMAVERVLTERIGALGKKIHTGRSRNDQVCTDFKLYMRHRAAEIRSLEIELMEVVLDLSKKYFGKLMPGYTHLQQAQPIYFSHYLMSMFFAVSRDVKRLDNFLELHSQLPLGSGAMAGSAFPYQRKLVAAELGFNDVSPNSIDAVSHRDMMLEFNADLAIIANTMSRYAEDFVNWSTSEFGFLTLHDAFSSGSSMMPQKKNPDSMELIRGKSGRMLGNFSAMYTLVKGAPLSYSRDLQEDKEPVFDSVHNVKVILRVMKEALESARFNFDKMQAKMLPALLATDLADLLVEAGVPFRDAHHVVGSLVGEAARSGKEFTELSDESWAAAGVPDVQKMKKTLTFEYSVGRRNIEGGTGPKSVKQQFVKAEALLKKFKKA
- a CDS encoding TIGR01212 family radical SAM protein (This family includes YhcC from E. coli K-12, an uncharacterized radical SAM protein.), giving the protein MKYKPYRDLLLEIFPNYLKVRKLPLNGGMSCPNLDGTKGFSGCSYCNNRSFSPVFDQAKVSIVEQLEKFVPKLRGKYPNAGILAYLQPYTNTHAPLDHLKGIIDPIVKHPEIAGLAIGTRPDCLEQDKVDYLASLNKKKPIIVEIGLQTANDLTLAGINRRHTLKEFEDAVARCQAAGLWVTTHVIVGLPGESMDDFKHTAQVVRDLHLAAVKIHPLHIVVGTAMAEDFSNGEIKLLTFDEYCKAVAEMIKIIGMETAIERFSGESPSELLIAPDWCGERDRIISTVEKILNGEDLNKPEIPSL
- the serS gene encoding serine--tRNA ligase is translated as MLDIKKIRENPEYYIAETEKKYTTVSLRDVLAIDEERRPLLTEVERLKSERNAQSKLIGELKKKGENADAAQAATRELGNKIDEMDKKLKDLEYKQTEMLMHVPNIAPRSIEGKDSSDNKVEKDGPIPFDYYTKNDDFARVDHKTLGERLGIFDFERGAKISGSGFPVYRGLGSRLERALIQFFLDEHQKAGFEEFTPPYLVTRNTMRGTGQLPKFEEDMYRCDKDDDLFLIPTAEVPLTNLYSGEVIPESELPKRICAYSACFRREAGSYGKDTRGLLRLHQFNKVEMVYFAHPEHSYEDHEELTRFGEMLLEKLGLPYHRLALCKGDLGFGAAKCYDLEVYAPVEKKWLEVSSCSNFEDYQARRANIKTKIGGKNTFVHTLNGSGLATPRVMVGICDNYQQKDGSLLIPEVLRPYMGGMEKIEPKK